From a region of the Theobroma cacao cultivar B97-61/B2 chromosome 8, Criollo_cocoa_genome_V2, whole genome shotgun sequence genome:
- the LOC18591670 gene encoding cytokinin riboside 5'-monophosphate phosphoribohydrolase LOG5 isoform X2: MGLVSQEVHRGGGHVLGIIPKTLMRKEITGETVGEVKPVADMHQRKAEMARHSDCFIALPGGYGTLEELLEVITWAQLGIHDKPVGLINVDGYYNSLLTFLDKAVDDGFIRPSQRSIVVSAPTARELVQKLEEYVPLHDGVVAKARWEAEQLELNSSLQSEIAR; the protein is encoded by the exons ATGGGATTGGTTTCTCAGGAGGTCCACCGAGGTGGAGGACATGTTTTAGG AATTATCCCCAAAACTCTGATGAGAAAAGAG ATAACAGGGGAAACAGTAGGAGAGGTCAAACCTGTTGCGGACATGCACCAAAGGAAAGCTGAGATGGCCCGCCATTCTGACTGTTTTATCGCCTTACCAG GTGGATATGGAACTCTGGAAGAGTTATTAGAAGTCATAACATGGGCCCAGCTTGGAATCCACGACAAGCCT GTTGGCTTGATTAATGTGGATGGCTACTACAATTCTCTGCTCACCTTCTTGGACAAAGCCGTGGATGATGGATTCATCAGACCATCCCAACGTAGTATTGTTGTCTCCGCTCCGACTGCGAGAGAACTTGTCCAAAAACTTGag GAATACGTGCCACTGCATGATGGAGTTGTTGCTAAGGCCAGGTGGGAGGCTGAACAATTGGAGCTGAATTCATCTTTGCAATCTGAAATTGCTCGTTAA
- the LOC18591670 gene encoding cytokinin riboside 5'-monophosphate phosphoribohydrolase LOG5 isoform X1: MEENKAVNSRFKRVCVFCGSSTGKRNCYREAALELGKELVSRRLDLVYGGGSVGLMGLVSQEVHRGGGHVLGIIPKTLMRKEITGETVGEVKPVADMHQRKAEMARHSDCFIALPGGYGTLEELLEVITWAQLGIHDKPVGLINVDGYYNSLLTFLDKAVDDGFIRPSQRSIVVSAPTARELVQKLEEYVPLHDGVVAKARWEAEQLELNSSLQSEIAR; this comes from the exons ATGGAGGAGAATAAAGCGGTGAATTCCAGGTTCAAAAGGGTTTGTGTCTTTTGCGGAAGTAGCACCGGCAAGCGAAACTGCTATCGTGAAGCTGCCCTTGAGCTGGGCAAAGAGCTG GTATCCAGGAGGTTGGATCTTGTTTATGGTGGAGGAAGTGTCGGGTTGATGGGATTGGTTTCTCAGGAGGTCCACCGAGGTGGAGGACATGTTTTAGG AATTATCCCCAAAACTCTGATGAGAAAAGAG ATAACAGGGGAAACAGTAGGAGAGGTCAAACCTGTTGCGGACATGCACCAAAGGAAAGCTGAGATGGCCCGCCATTCTGACTGTTTTATCGCCTTACCAG GTGGATATGGAACTCTGGAAGAGTTATTAGAAGTCATAACATGGGCCCAGCTTGGAATCCACGACAAGCCT GTTGGCTTGATTAATGTGGATGGCTACTACAATTCTCTGCTCACCTTCTTGGACAAAGCCGTGGATGATGGATTCATCAGACCATCCCAACGTAGTATTGTTGTCTCCGCTCCGACTGCGAGAGAACTTGTCCAAAAACTTGag GAATACGTGCCACTGCATGATGGAGTTGTTGCTAAGGCCAGGTGGGAGGCTGAACAATTGGAGCTGAATTCATCTTTGCAATCTGAAATTGCTCGTTAA